In a single window of the Trichoderma breve strain T069 chromosome 6, whole genome shotgun sequence genome:
- a CDS encoding ABC-2 type transporter domain-containing protein: MEYNDFTDDSDPGLPEGKEHEAAPIRLREMREASSAETLAFRHAGITSPPSKGAEWSMTPQLIQQQEREAAAGFKKRELGVTWENLTVEVPAASASVKENQFSQYNIPQLIRDRRQKPPMKCILKDSHGCVKPGEMLLVLGRPGSGCTTLLKMLSNRREGYHTIKGDVRFGNMTEQEAAQYRAQIVMNTEEELFYPRLTVGQTMDFATKLKVPSHLPDGTESEKGYVADTKQFLLESMGIAHTFETKVGNEFVRGSIFCWDNSTRGLDASTALEWAKALRAMTNIQGLATVVTLYQAGNGIYNLFDKVLVLDEGKQIFYGPSTAAKPFMEDLGFVYAEGANIGDFLTGVTVPTERKIRPSFENKFPRNADAILAEYNQSSIHGSMVSEYNYPNTDVARDRTQSFKESVAFEKNKHLPKNTVLTTSFMAQLKACTVRQYQILWGEKSTFLIKQVLSLAMSLIAGACFYNSPATSAGLFTKGGAVFFSLLYNCIVAMSEVTESFKGRPVLVKQKSFGFYHPAAFCLAQITADFPVLLLQCTIFTVVIYWMAGLKATAAAFFTFWAILFITTLCVTTLFRCIGAAFSTFEAASKISGTAIKGIVMYAGYMIPKPKMKNWFLELYYVNPFAYAFQAALSNEFHDQHIPCVGDNLVPSGPGYENVDSANRACTGVGGALPGADFVTGDQYLLSLHYKHSQLWRNYGVVWGWWGFFAVITIVCTCFWKAGGGGGASLLIPREKLKKHHASFDEESQNQITERAKDAASENVMEQADDNLVRNTSIFTWKNLTYTVKTPSGDRVLLDNIHGWVKPGMLGALMGSSGAGKTTLLDVLAQRKTDGTIKGSILVDGRPLPVSFQRMAGYCEQLDVHEPFATVREALEFSALLRQPRTVPREEKLRYVETIINLLELHDLADTLIGTVGNGLSVEQRKRVTIGVELVSKPSILIFLDEPTSGLDGQSAYNTVRFLRKLADVGQAVLVTIHQPSAQLFAQFDTLLLLARGGKTVYFGDIGDNAKTIKNYFGQYGAVCPIEANPAEFMIDVVTGGIESVKDTDWHQTWLESSEYGQMMTELDNMISEAASSPPGTVDDGYEFSMPLWEQIKIVTQRMNVALFRNTNYVNNKFSLHVISALLNGFSFWRVGHSVSDLELKMFTTFNFVFVAPGVINQLQPLFIQRRDIYDAREKKSKMYSWVSFVVGLIVSEFPYLCVCAVLYFACWYYTARLNDNSNRSGAVFFIMLIYEFIYTGIGQFVAAYAPNPTFAALVNPLIISILTLFCGIFVPYRQLNVFWKYWLYWLNPFNYVVSGMLTFGIWGSKVSCKEEEFAIFDPANGTCAEYLRDYIAGDGWRINLTNPDATSGCRVCEFKNGSDFLTTLNINHYFYGWRDIGISVIFAISGYALVFGMMKLRTKASKKAE, translated from the exons ATGGAATATAACGATTTCACCGACGACTCTGATCCTGGTTTAccagaaggaaaagaacatgAAGCCGCGCCTATTCGTCTTCGCGAAATGCGAGAAGCCTCCAGTGCAGAGACTCTCGCTTTTCGCCATGCAGGAATCACATCTCCTCCGAGCAAGGGCGCCGAATGGAGCATGACACCCCAACTGattcaacaacaagaacgtgaagcagcagcaggcttcAAGAAACGCGAGCTCGGTGTCACCTGGGAGAACCTCACCGTGGAAGTCCCCGCTGCTTCGGCGTCCGTCAAGGAGAATCAGTTCTCTCAATACAACATACCTCAACTCATCAGAGACAGGCGCCAGAAGCCACCAATGAAATGTATTTTGAAGGACAGTCATGGCTGTGTGAAGCCAGGAGAAATGCTACTGGTCCTAGGCCGCCCTGGATCCGGATGTACCACCCTCCTCAAAATGCTTTCCAACCGTCGCGAAGGATACCATACAATTAAGGGTGATGTGCGGTTCGGAAACATGACTGagcaagaagctgctcaGTATCGAGCCCAGATTGTGATGAATACAGAAGAGGAGCTCTTTTATCCACGGTTGACTGTCGGACAGACAATGGATTTCGCCACAAAGCTTAAAGTTCCTTCTCATCTCCCAGACGGCACTGAGTCAGAAAAGGGTTATGTGGCCGACACAAAACAATTTCTTTTGGAGTCCATGGGAATTGCGCATACATTTGAGACGAAAGTCGGAAATGAGTTTGTTCGTG GATCAATATTTTGCTGGGATAACAGTACGCGTGGTCTTGATGCAAGCACGGCCTTGGAGTGGGCCAAGGCTCTTCGAGCCATGACCAACATCCAAGGCCTCGCGACTGTCGTCACCCTATACCAGGCAGGAAACGGCATCTATAATCTTTTTGATAAAGTTTTGGTCCTGGACGAGGGAAAACAGATATTCTATGGCCCTTCTACCGCAGCCAAACCGTTCATGGAAGACCTTGGGTTTGTGTATGCCGAAGGCGCTAACATTG GTGATTTCCTGACGGGCGTAACGGTTCCCACTGAGCGAAAAATCCGACCTAGCTTTGAAAATAAGTTTCCAAGAAACGCCGATGCCATTTTGGCGGAGTACAACCAGTCTTCAATCCATGGCTCTATGGTGTCAGAATACAACTACCCAAACACCGATGTTGCCCGCGACCGAACTCAATCATTCAAGGAATCCGTCGCCTTTGAGAAAAATAAGCATTTACCGAAAAACACTGTCCTTACGACCAGCTTTATGGCCCAACTCAAGGCGTGCACTGTCCGCCAATATCAGATTCTATGGGGTGAGAAGTCGACATTTTTGATCAAACAGGTCCTGTCACTCGCCATGTCTTTGATCGCTGGTGCCTGCTTCTATAACTCCCCCGCTACCTCTGCCGGTCTTTTTACCAAGGGtggcgccgtcttcttctcccttctaTATAATTGCATTGTTGCCATGTCTGAAGTCACAGAGTCATTCAAGGGACGACCTGTCTTGGTGAAACAGAAGTCCTTCGGATTCTATCATCCTGCAGCTTTTTGCCTGGCGCAGATTACTGCGGATTTCCCAGTCTTATTGTTACAGTGCACGATTTTCACTGTTGTAATATACTGGATGGCTGGACTCAAGGCTACCGCTGCAGCATTCTTTACTTTCTGGGCCATTCTGTTCATAACTACACTG TGTGTCACGACCTTATTTAGATGCATTGGCGCCGCATTCAGTACCTTTGAGGCCGCTTCTAAGATCTCGGGTACAGCCATCAAGGGAATCGTCATGTACGCCGGATATATGATCCCGAAGCCCAAGATGAAAAACTGGTTCCTGGAGCTGTACTATGTCAACCCATTTGCCTATGCATTCCAAGCGGCCCTATCGAACGAATTCCACGACCAGCATATTCCCTGTGTGGGAGACAATCTCGTTCCGAGTGGACCAGGGTACGAAAATGTCGATTCCGCCAACAGAGCCTGCACTGGAGTCGGCGGTGCTTTACCAGGTGCGGACTTTGTGACAGGTGACCAGTACCTTTTGTCACTGCATTACAAGCATTCTCAGCTCTGGAGGAACTACGGTGTTGTATGGGGCTGGTGGGGGTTTTTCGCTGTCATCACCATCGTTTGCACGTGCTTTTGGAaagctggcggcggcggcggcgcttcGCTGTTGATTCCTCGCgaaaagctcaagaagcATCATGCTTCTTTTGACGAGGAATCACAGAATCAAATCACGGAGCGAGCTAAAGACGCTGCCTCTGAGAATGTAATGGAGCAGGCAGATGACAATTTGGTCCGCAACACATCCATCTTTACCTGGAAGAACCTCACTTATACCGTCAAAACACCATCAGGCGATCGTGTGCTCTTGGATaacatccatggatgggTAAAACCGGGTATGCTTGGAGCACTGATGGGTTCCTCTGGCGCAGGTAAGACTACCTTGCTCGATGTCCTCGCTCAGCGGAAAACGGATGGCACTATCAAAGGTAGTATTTTGGTTGATGGCCGCCCTTTGCCTGTGTCCTTTCAACGAATGGCTGGATATTGTGAGCAACTGGATGTCCATGAGCCTTTTGCCACAGTCCGTGAAGCTCTTGAATTTTCTGCCCTATTACGCCAGCCCCGAACTGTTCCGAGGGAGGAAAAGCTCAGATATGTCGAAACTATCATTAATCTTCTGGAACTCCACGATTTGGCTGATACGCTCATTGGCACTGTTGGAAATGGACTCAGTGTGGAGCAGAGAAAGCGTGTTACGATTGGTGTTGAACTTGTGTCTAAGCCAAGTATCTTAATTTTTCTTGACGAACCTACGTCTGGCCTAGACGGACAGTCAGCATATAACACTGTTCGTTTCCTACGCAAATTAGCCGATGTTGGCCAAGCTGTGCTGGTAACAATTCATCAGCCGTCGGCTCAATTATTTGCCCAGTTTGATACTCTACTACTTCTAGCACGCGGAGGGAAAACCGTCTACTTTGGGGACATCGGTGACAATGCAAAGACTATCAAGAACTATTTTGGACAATACGGTGCTGTATGCCCTATCGAGGCCAATCCTGCTGAGTTCATGATTGACGTGGTCACTGGGGGCATTGAAAGTGTCAAAGATACAGACTGGCATCAAACCTGGCTCGAATCTTCCGAATATGGTCAAATGATGACTGAACTTGACAACATGATCTCTGAAGCTGCCTCCAGCCCGCCCGGGactgttgatgatggctacGAATTCTCAATGCCATTATGGGAACAAATCAAGATTGTGACACAGAGAATGAATGTTGCCCTATTCCGAAACACTAATTACGTCAATAATAAATTCTCATTGCACGTGATTTCTGCATTGTTGAATGGATTCTCATTCTGGAGGGTTGGCCACAGCGTTTCCGACCTAGAGCTCAAGATGTTCACAACTTTCAACTTCGTCTTCGTTGCTCCTGGCGTGATCAATCAGCTTCAACCGCTTTTCATCCAAAGACGCGATATTTATGACGCACGCgagaaaaagtcaaagatgTACTCCTGGGTTTCTTTCGTTGTCGGTCTCATTGTGTCTGAGTTTCCCTATCTCTGCGTGTGTGCAGTTCTCTATTTCGCTTGCTGGTACTATACCGCGCGTCTGAATGATAATTCGAACCGCTCAGGTGCAGTCTTCTTCATTATGCTGATATACGAATTCATCTACACGGGAATCGGTCAATTCGTCGCCGCCTATGCACCCAACCCAACGTTCGCGGCTCTAGTCAATCCCCTCATTATCAGTATACTTACCCTGTTTTGCGGAATCTTTGTACCTTATAGACAGTTGAACGTCTTCTGGAAGTACTGGCTTTACTGGCTGAACCCTTTCAACTACGTTGTCTCGGGCATGTTGACTTTCGGCATCTGGGGTTCCAAGGTTTCCTGCAAGGAAGAGGAatttgccatctttgacCCGGCCAATGGGACATGTGCGGAATACCTCCGGGACTACATTGCCGGAGACGGTTGGCGGATCAACCTGACAAACCCGGATGCTACCTCGGGCTGCCGAGTTTGCGAGTTTAAGAATGGCAGCGACTTTTTGACGACGCTTAACATTAACCACTATTTCTACGGCTGGAGGGATATTGGAATCTCGGTGATTTTCGCTATTTCCGGATATGCTCTGGTATTTGGAATGATGAAGCTCCGAACTAAGGCATCCAAGAAAGCTGAGTAG